A genomic stretch from Leptotrichia sp. HSP-536 includes:
- a CDS encoding EexN family lipoprotein has translation MKKLKLLFLVITSIAVLTACEDKYSTENLKNDNKLLKETVAKCKERYDEKICKNLEQAQNESLQEAWNKVKPEIKERLDKVSKALEAGDLTASMNEVPEKYLKYQSDKVSMSMERLREMTKKAFDNLTSGMKIIKNNYDIENAKVGKTETGRKYAIIPTTTLMKVNGRTVETKGKSIAFEDENQWYVINIDKDFKFFIEGVYPDLAKVKVD, from the coding sequence ATGAAAAAGCTAAAATTATTATTTTTAGTCATAACTTCAATAGCTGTCTTAACAGCCTGTGAAGATAAATACAGCACTGAAAATTTGAAAAACGATAATAAATTATTGAAGGAAACAGTTGCAAAATGTAAAGAGAGGTATGATGAAAAAATTTGTAAAAATTTAGAGCAGGCACAAAATGAATCGCTACAGGAGGCTTGGAATAAGGTAAAACCTGAAATTAAGGAAAGACTTGATAAAGTTTCAAAAGCATTGGAAGCTGGAGATTTGACAGCGAGCATGAATGAAGTTCCAGAAAAGTATTTAAAATATCAATCTGATAAAGTTTCAATGTCGATGGAACGATTAAGAGAAATGACAAAAAAAGCGTTTGATAATTTAACAAGCGGAATGAAAATTATTAAAAATAATTATGATATTGAAAATGCCAAGGTTGGAAAAACTGAAACAGGAAGAAAGTATGCTATTATTCCAACAACTACTTTAATGAAAGTTAACGGTCGAACAGTAGAAACAAAGGGAAAGTCAATTGCATTTGAAGATGAAAATCAATGGTATGTTATCAATATTGATAAAGATTTTAAATTTTTTATTGAGGGAGTATATCCTGATTTAGCAAAAGTAAAAGTGGATTAG
- a CDS encoding ABC transporter ATP-binding protein, with amino-acid sequence MINDIRNIKTLAGNKYKNLKKPIFFLTIDAIFYMMNYTMFYFTIIDLMNNNFTMKKLIIYTFIMVFAIICRFVLNRIGYIGIQSEGAKIIQDLRIRMGDHLRNLNLGYFNSHNIGNIINIMTNDLQDFEQVITHSTSEIIKLSILAIYLLLIIFAISPLLAILQLIISLTGLIFVILGTKKGAKIALKKKHTMDNVVSRMVEYIAGMELFKAYNLTGEKFKRLKDSFNDLKRESINTEISLAPYVMIFQLITDISFALLLLVSTQLFMASSINKVEFFSYIIIGLSLSNVLKAFSTQYTFIQYLKLATDKLINVHNEKEISYELEKVTLPNYDIKFQNVSFSYEKDTPVLKNITFEAKQGTKTALVGSSGSGKTTVTSLIARFWDCQSGEITIGGINIQKIYPEELLTNISMIFQDVYLVNDTFENNIRLGKPKATRKEVINAAKNANCHDFIMESENGYDTVIGEGGSTLSGGEKQRISIARALLKDTPIILVDEATASLDADNEREIRKSLSILTKNKTVITIAHKLNTIKDYDKIIVMSDGIIEEIGNHKQLMENKGRYYKMYTEMEKAQSEFELI; translated from the coding sequence ATGATTAACGATATTAGAAATATAAAAACTCTTGCTGGAAATAAATATAAAAATCTTAAAAAACCAATATTTTTTCTAACAATAGATGCTATATTTTATATGATGAACTACACAATGTTTTATTTTACAATTATTGATTTGATGAATAATAATTTTACAATGAAAAAATTGATAATCTATACTTTTATTATGGTTTTTGCAATTATTTGCAGGTTTGTATTAAATCGTATCGGATATATCGGGATTCAAAGTGAGGGGGCTAAAATTATTCAGGATTTGAGAATCAGGATGGGGGATCATTTGAGAAACTTGAATTTGGGATACTTTAACAGTCATAATATTGGGAATATTATTAACATTATGACAAATGATTTACAAGATTTTGAGCAGGTTATAACTCACAGCACATCAGAAATTATAAAGTTATCCATACTGGCTATTTATCTTTTGTTAATTATATTTGCAATTTCTCCCCTACTTGCCATACTGCAACTAATAATCTCCCTGACTGGATTAATATTTGTCATTCTGGGAACGAAAAAAGGTGCAAAAATAGCATTGAAAAAGAAGCATACTATGGATAATGTTGTTTCACGAATGGTGGAATATATCGCTGGAATGGAACTTTTTAAGGCATATAATCTGACTGGGGAAAAATTTAAAAGACTAAAGGACAGCTTTAATGATTTGAAAAGGGAAAGTATAAATACTGAAATTTCTCTTGCCCCTTATGTTATGATTTTTCAGCTTATTACAGATATTTCCTTTGCCTTGCTTCTGCTTGTATCTACACAGCTTTTTATGGCTTCTTCCATTAATAAAGTTGAATTTTTTTCATACATAATTATTGGACTTTCACTTTCAAACGTGCTAAAAGCCTTTTCTACACAATATACTTTTATCCAATACTTAAAACTTGCCACAGATAAACTGATAAATGTGCATAATGAAAAGGAAATTTCCTATGAACTCGAAAAAGTTACTTTACCAAATTACGATATAAAATTCCAGAATGTAAGTTTTTCTTATGAAAAAGACACTCCTGTTCTAAAAAACATTACTTTTGAAGCAAAACAGGGGACAAAAACTGCACTAGTCGGCTCGTCAGGCTCTGGAAAGACAACTGTTACCAGCCTTATTGCAAGATTTTGGGACTGCCAGTCTGGCGAAATTACCATTGGTGGAATAAATATCCAAAAAATATATCCTGAAGAGCTGCTTACAAATATAAGCATGATTTTTCAAGATGTTTACTTGGTAAATGACACTTTTGAAAATAACATAAGGCTGGGAAAACCAAAGGCTACAAGGAAAGAAGTAATAAATGCGGCTAAAAATGCCAATTGTCACGATTTTATAATGGAAAGTGAAAATGGATATGACACTGTAATCGGAGAAGGCGGCTCTACCTTATCTGGTGGAGAAAAACAGAGAATTTCAATTGCAAGAGCCTTATTAAAAGATACTCCAATTATCCTAGTCGATGAAGCCACAGCCTCACTTGATGCCGACAACGAACGCGAAATAAGAAAATCACTAAGTATTCTTACAAAAAACAAAACTGTAATTACAATCGCCCATAAACTCAACACAATAAAGGATTATGACAAAATTATAGTTATGTCTGACGGGATAATCGAAGAAATCGGAAATCATAAGCAGCTTATGGAAAATAAAGGACGCTATTACAAAATGTATACTGAAATGGAAAAGGCACAGTCAGAATTTGAGTTAATTTAA
- a CDS encoding nicotinate phosphoribosyltransferase produces MKNLILSTDSYKITHPFQYPENMTYMHDYIESRGGLYGYVKFFGLQYYLMEYLTKKITNEMIDEAKEICELHGLPFFEEGWRYIVEKLDGKLPLRIRTVPEGSVVKNHNVLVTVESTDKNVPWIVGWVETLLLKVWYPITVATFSYKAKQIIKYFLEETSDNVEPELKFKLHDFGYRGVSSEESAGIGGMAHLTNFYGTDTLNALVFARKYYNEKIAAYSVPASEHSTMTSWTQKYEKEAYENMLDKFPKGIVSIVLDSYNFFNAVENIIGKDLRKKISERDGMVTIRPDSGDAITNILFALESLEKNFGYTVNSKGYKVINKVRVLQGDGINEDTIWDIYKSLKDNKYSAENVTLGCGGSLLQGNESSSINRDTHKFAMKCSCIKIGNEVRDVYKNPVTDKGKVSKKGRLDLIKNENGEFETVNISDLPENQYHEDSVMECVFENGKILKTYTFEEVRGNEGLLYKPALIREVSK; encoded by the coding sequence ATGAAAAATTTAATACTATCGACAGATTCTTATAAAATTACTCATCCATTTCAATATCCAGAAAATATGACGTATATGCACGATTATATCGAGAGTCGTGGCGGTTTGTACGGATATGTAAAATTTTTTGGACTGCAATATTACTTAATGGAATATTTAACAAAAAAAATTACAAATGAAATGATAGATGAAGCCAAGGAAATTTGTGAATTACATGGATTGCCATTTTTTGAAGAGGGATGGAGATATATTGTAGAAAAGCTGGATGGAAAATTGCCACTTAGAATTAGAACTGTGCCAGAAGGCAGCGTTGTAAAAAATCATAATGTGCTGGTTACAGTTGAATCAACTGACAAAAATGTACCTTGGATTGTGGGCTGGGTGGAAACATTGCTGTTAAAAGTATGGTATCCAATTACAGTTGCTACATTTTCATACAAGGCAAAACAGATTATAAAATATTTTTTAGAGGAAACAAGTGATAATGTGGAGCCGGAATTAAAGTTTAAATTGCATGATTTTGGTTACCGTGGTGTTTCCAGCGAGGAAAGTGCGGGAATTGGCGGAATGGCTCATCTTACTAATTTTTATGGAACAGATACTTTAAATGCACTTGTTTTTGCCCGTAAATATTATAATGAAAAAATAGCTGCCTACAGCGTACCCGCTTCAGAACATAGCACAATGACTTCATGGACTCAAAAATATGAAAAAGAGGCATACGAAAACATGCTTGATAAATTTCCAAAAGGAATTGTTTCAATCGTGCTTGACAGCTATAATTTTTTTAATGCGGTAGAAAATATTATTGGAAAAGATTTACGTAAAAAAATATCGGAAAGAGACGGAATGGTTACAATACGTCCAGATAGCGGAGATGCAATTACAAATATTTTATTTGCACTTGAAAGTCTGGAAAAGAATTTTGGCTATACAGTAAATTCTAAAGGTTATAAAGTGATTAACAAAGTCCGAGTTTTGCAAGGCGATGGAATTAATGAAGATACAATCTGGGATATTTATAAATCTTTAAAGGATAACAAATATTCTGCTGAAAATGTTACTTTAGGCTGTGGAGGCTCGCTTCTTCAGGGAAATGAAAGCTCAAGTATTAATCGTGATACTCATAAATTTGCCATGAAATGCAGCTGTATAAAAATTGGAAATGAAGTTAGAGATGTTTACAAAAATCCTGTTACTGATAAAGGAAAAGTCAGTAAAAAGGGACGGCTTGACTTAATAAAAAATGAAAATGGAGAATTTGAAACAGTAAATATTTCAGATTTACCTGAAAATCAATATCATGAAGATTCCGTAATGGAATGTGTTTTTGAAAATGGAAAAATTTTAAAAACGTATACTTTTGAAGAAGTAAGAGGAAATGAAGGTTTATTATATAAGCCAGCTTTAATCAGAGAAGTATCAAAATAG
- a CDS encoding alanine/glycine:cation symporter family protein, whose translation MLEIIKNFNGFFWGVILIVLLVGTGVFYTFRLKFIQVREFKSGLKQLTSGFDLSGEKADNNGMSSFQALATAIAAQVGTGNLAGAATAIVSGGPGAIFWMWLSAFFGMATIYSEAVLSQIFKQKKDGEMTGGPAYYIQTLFNGGKAAKFLARFFAVSCILALGFMGNAVQANSVGDAFHNAFRIPTVVTGLFLAALSGFIFFGGVKRIASVTEKIVPIMAILYVVTCVIIILLNIGNAGMAFKAIFVNAFSTKAVLGGFAGAGMRKAIRFGVARGLFSNEAGMGSTPHAHAIAKVKNPEDQGHVAIVTVFIDTFVILTLSALVILIADGRATGTGISLTQQAFQAVLGHFGVIFVAVALFFFAFSTIIGWYFFGEANVKYLFGKKALNIYRSLVMICIVAGSLQKVELVWELADMFNGLMVIPNLIALIGLHKLVVEVTKKDPLLKD comes from the coding sequence ATGTTAGAAATTATCAAGAATTTTAATGGATTTTTTTGGGGAGTTATTTTAATTGTTTTATTAGTTGGAACAGGTGTATTCTATACATTTCGGTTAAAATTTATTCAGGTTAGGGAGTTTAAAAGCGGTTTGAAGCAGTTGACGAGCGGGTTTGATTTAAGTGGAGAAAAGGCGGATAATAATGGAATGTCGTCGTTTCAGGCTTTGGCAACAGCTATTGCGGCACAAGTTGGAACAGGGAATCTTGCAGGAGCAGCAACAGCGATTGTATCTGGAGGACCTGGAGCCATATTCTGGATGTGGTTAAGTGCATTTTTTGGAATGGCAACTATTTATTCAGAAGCGGTATTAAGCCAAATTTTTAAACAAAAAAAAGATGGAGAAATGACGGGGGGGCCTGCCTATTACATTCAAACTTTATTTAACGGCGGAAAAGCAGCTAAATTCTTAGCAAGATTCTTTGCAGTTTCATGTATTTTAGCTTTAGGATTTATGGGAAATGCAGTTCAGGCAAATTCAGTAGGAGACGCTTTTCATAACGCTTTTCGTATTCCAACAGTTGTAACAGGATTATTTTTAGCAGCTTTATCTGGATTTATATTTTTTGGTGGAGTAAAAAGAATTGCTTCAGTTACTGAAAAAATTGTACCAATTATGGCAATTTTATATGTTGTAACATGTGTTATTATTATTTTACTAAATATTGGAAATGCAGGTATGGCATTTAAGGCAATTTTTGTAAATGCTTTTTCTACAAAAGCTGTTTTAGGTGGATTCGCTGGAGCTGGAATGAGAAAGGCAATAAGATTTGGAGTGGCAAGAGGACTGTTCTCAAATGAAGCTGGAATGGGTTCAACACCACATGCACATGCAATTGCAAAAGTAAAAAATCCTGAAGATCAAGGACACGTGGCTATTGTTACAGTTTTTATCGATACGTTTGTAATTTTGACATTATCAGCATTAGTAATTTTAATTGCAGATGGAAGAGCAACAGGAACAGGAATTTCATTGACACAGCAGGCATTTCAAGCAGTATTAGGGCATTTTGGAGTAATTTTTGTTGCAGTTGCATTATTCTTTTTCGCATTTTCTACGATAATTGGCTGGTACTTTTTTGGAGAAGCCAATGTAAAATATTTATTTGGAAAGAAAGCGTTAAATATCTACAGAAGTCTAGTAATGATTTGTATAGTTGCAGGCTCACTTCAAAAAGTCGAATTAGTGTGGGAATTGGCTGATATGTTTAATGGGCTTATGGTAATTCCGAATTTGATAGCGTTGATTGGACTGCATAAATTAGTAGTTGAGGTTACGAAGAAGGATCCGTTGTTAAAAGACTAG
- a CDS encoding ATP-dependent helicase, whose translation MSSILDELNEEQRKAAEKIEGPVLILAGAGSGKTRTVTYRIAHMVKEIGISPLNILALTFTNKAAREMKERAAALIGHEANNLVVSTFHSFSVRLLKTYSERIGYGRNFNIYDVDDQKSIITKIKKDMGIKDNDNVQPGKLANKISKLKEQGIGIKELEREIDMRIPANRLFGEIYQKYDEVLKANNAMDFSDLLLNARKLLDDAFVLERIQERYQYIVVDEYQDTNDIQYEMINLIAAKYRNICVVGDEDQSIYAFRGANINNILNFERDYKEAFTVKLERNYRSTKKILDTANELIKNNKSSKGKTLWTDDSDGEKIKIYNAMTVYDEADFIVTEMKKKKRAGADYKDMTILYRTNAQSRVLEEKLLSANIPYKIYGGMQFFQRKEIKDILAYLSLLNNKNDNHNFYRIINVPKRSVGEKTLEKIQEVANEKNISMLEALHYIDEIPVRAATKLALKEFYNLMQGIYSSLEEMSIKEIFDEILIRTRYIDSIEDNKEDRVKNIEELLNSIIELEKQNPNMSLNEYLDMISLSSSTDEMEDDENYVKLMTIHSSKGLEFDYVFLAGMEDGLFPSISFDAPEEELEEERRLCYVAITRAKKELFISYSSSRKIWGKDDNLRRPSRFIYEMKQDNLEYVGGKYGSLKGKSSAPRSFTPKIENFNPFSKDKLGRFGKKSGNSQTASNVNSKYKVGDVVNHKKFGRGKIKKVDMKSMIVEFMVGEKKIALVLADKILGK comes from the coding sequence ATGAGCAGTATTTTAGATGAATTAAACGAAGAGCAGAGAAAAGCTGCGGAAAAAATAGAAGGGCCTGTATTGATACTGGCTGGAGCGGGAAGTGGTAAAACACGGACAGTTACTTATAGAATTGCACACATGGTAAAAGAGATAGGGATTTCGCCACTTAATATTCTGGCACTTACTTTTACGAATAAGGCGGCAAGGGAGATGAAGGAAAGGGCTGCGGCACTTATTGGACATGAGGCGAATAATCTTGTAGTTTCTACATTCCACTCATTTTCGGTAAGATTGCTTAAAACTTATTCTGAAAGAATTGGATATGGACGGAATTTTAATATTTATGATGTGGATGATCAGAAGTCAATTATTACAAAGATAAAAAAGGATATGGGAATTAAGGATAATGACAATGTTCAGCCAGGAAAACTTGCAAATAAAATTAGTAAATTGAAGGAACAGGGGATAGGAATTAAGGAGCTTGAACGTGAAATTGATATGAGGATTCCTGCGAACAGGCTTTTTGGCGAGATTTATCAGAAGTATGATGAAGTTTTGAAGGCAAATAATGCGATGGATTTTTCGGATTTGCTTTTGAATGCAAGAAAATTGCTGGATGATGCTTTTGTTCTCGAAAGAATTCAGGAAAGGTATCAGTATATTGTGGTGGATGAGTATCAGGATACTAACGATATTCAGTATGAGATGATTAATCTGATTGCAGCAAAATATAGAAACATCTGTGTCGTAGGGGATGAGGATCAGAGTATTTACGCATTTCGTGGGGCAAATATTAATAATATCTTGAATTTTGAGAGAGATTATAAGGAAGCTTTTACAGTAAAATTGGAAAGAAATTATCGTTCTACAAAGAAAATACTGGATACAGCTAACGAGCTTATTAAAAATAATAAAAGTTCAAAAGGGAAAACACTTTGGACAGATGACTCAGATGGGGAAAAAATCAAAATTTATAATGCAATGACAGTTTATGATGAAGCAGATTTTATTGTGACAGAGATGAAGAAAAAGAAAAGAGCCGGTGCCGATTACAAGGATATGACGATTTTGTACAGGACAAATGCACAGTCAAGAGTTTTGGAGGAAAAACTGCTGTCTGCAAACATTCCTTACAAAATTTACGGGGGGATGCAGTTCTTTCAACGTAAGGAAATAAAGGATATTTTAGCATACTTGAGTCTTTTAAATAATAAAAATGATAATCACAATTTTTATCGTATAATTAACGTTCCAAAACGTTCGGTGGGGGAAAAGACTCTGGAAAAAATACAAGAAGTTGCAAATGAAAAAAATATTTCGATGCTTGAAGCACTTCATTACATTGATGAAATTCCAGTAAGAGCAGCTACAAAACTGGCATTAAAGGAATTTTATAATTTAATGCAAGGCATTTATTCAAGCCTTGAAGAAATGTCGATTAAGGAAATATTTGATGAAATATTAATTAGAACTCGTTATATTGACTCGATTGAAGATAATAAAGAAGATAGAGTTAAAAATATCGAAGAATTGTTAAATAGTATTATAGAACTTGAAAAACAAAATCCTAATATGAGTTTAAATGAATATCTTGATATGATTTCTTTAAGTTCGTCAACCGATGAAATGGAAGATGATGAAAATTATGTGAAACTTATGACAATTCACAGCTCGAAAGGATTGGAATTTGATTATGTATTTCTTGCGGGAATGGAAGATGGGCTGTTTCCGTCAATTTCTTTCGATGCTCCTGAAGAAGAGCTGGAAGAAGAACGTAGACTTTGCTATGTGGCGATAACCCGTGCTAAAAAGGAACTGTTTATTTCCTATTCTTCATCAAGAAAAATTTGGGGAAAAGACGATAATTTACGTCGTCCATCGAGATTTATTTACGAAATGAAGCAGGATAATCTGGAATATGTTGGTGGAAAATACGGAAGTCTAAAAGGGAAATCTTCAGCTCCAAGAAGTTTTACACCGAAAATAGAAAACTTTAATCCATTTTCTAAGGATAAATTGGGAAGATTTGGTAAAAAATCAGGTAATTCTCAAACTGCTTCAAATGTGAATTCTAAATATAAAGTTGGTGATGTGGTTAATCACAAGAAATTTGGACGTGGAAAAATAAAGAAAGTGGATATGAAAAGCATGATTGTGGAATTTATGGTTGGAGAAAAGAAAATAGCGTTGGTTTTGGCGGATAAAATTTTAGGAAAATAA
- a CDS encoding redoxin family protein yields MCSLQTKQLNEAAKTHTNVKFYSVTVDTPFAQERFCTANEIDGLKAVSDFKYHQFGIQNGFFIKEKGLLTRALMIVDENNTVKYIEYVSEEGKEVNVEKALKFLESKLLKK; encoded by the coding sequence GTGTGTTCACTGCAGACAAAACAGTTAAATGAAGCCGCCAAAACTCATACAAATGTGAAATTTTACTCTGTGACAGTTGATACTCCATTTGCTCAGGAAAGATTCTGTACAGCTAATGAAATTGATGGATTAAAAGCAGTCTCTGATTTTAAATATCATCAATTTGGTATTCAAAATGGATTTTTCATAAAGGAAAAAGGGCTTTTAACAAGAGCGTTGATGATAGTGGATGAAAATAATACTGTAAAATATATTGAATATGTGTCTGAAGAAGGAAAAGAGGTAAATGTTGAAAAAGCGTTGAAATTTTTAGAAAGTAAATTATTGAAAAAATAG
- a CDS encoding thymidine kinase, with the protein MIQNSKIGTLEVVTGSMFSGKSEELIRRLRRAEYAKQKIVAFKHAIDNRYGENGVFSHGNDSFRAYPVSDVSQMEEIMAKNIDAEVIGIDEIQFFGEKVVDFCKKYVEYGKRVIVAGLDMSFRAEPYEPVPELMSIADQVDKLHAICTICGKPAYASQRLINGEPAYYDDPLVMVGANENYEARCRRHHIVRHRSDKKGKIYFIVGTEINVGKKFVEKMYEEQLVDKKKIESIVIKGQMDENEKSDLIKLREKINLALVENDYIFVRITGGLLLKLEGSYSILDFMCEFRKNSEVIIVSKNKKGVLNQILLTVDLLKKSDLNLKEIVYKNGNSHAGEEKEENGVIEKISKITEVKYREL; encoded by the coding sequence ATGATACAAAATTCTAAAATTGGAACATTGGAAGTTGTTACTGGAAGTATGTTTTCAGGGAAAAGCGAGGAACTTATAAGAAGACTTAGAAGGGCTGAGTATGCAAAGCAGAAAATAGTGGCATTTAAACATGCCATCGATAACAGATATGGTGAAAATGGAGTGTTTTCACATGGGAATGACAGTTTTAGGGCTTATCCTGTGAGCGATGTTTCCCAAATGGAAGAAATTATGGCAAAAAATATTGATGCAGAAGTGATTGGAATTGACGAGATACAGTTTTTTGGAGAAAAAGTTGTTGATTTTTGTAAAAAATATGTGGAATATGGGAAAAGGGTAATTGTCGCTGGGCTGGATATGAGCTTTAGAGCTGAACCTTACGAGCCTGTGCCAGAACTTATGAGCATTGCCGATCAAGTTGACAAGCTGCACGCAATTTGTACAATCTGTGGAAAGCCTGCTTATGCAAGTCAGCGTCTTATAAATGGAGAGCCTGCTTATTATGATGATCCATTGGTTATGGTTGGTGCAAATGAAAATTATGAGGCAAGATGCCGAAGACATCACATTGTAAGGCATAGAAGCGATAAAAAAGGGAAAATATATTTTATAGTCGGAACTGAAATTAACGTTGGTAAGAAGTTTGTTGAAAAAATGTATGAAGAGCAGCTAGTTGACAAGAAAAAAATAGAAAGTATTGTTATAAAAGGTCAGATGGATGAAAATGAAAAAAGTGATTTAATAAAATTGCGTGAAAAAATAAATTTGGCATTAGTTGAAAATGATTATATCTTTGTTAGAATTACTGGCGGACTTTTATTAAAATTGGAAGGAAGCTACAGTATTCTCGACTTTATGTGTGAATTTAGAAAAAATTCAGAAGTTATAATTGTTTCAAAAAATAAAAAAGGTGTACTTAATCAGATTTTATTAACAGTTGACTTATTAAAAAAATCAGACTTGAACTTGAAGGAAATTGTTTATAAGAATGGGAATAGTCACGCTGGGGAAGAGAAAGAAGAAAATGGTGTTATTGAGAAAATATCGAAAATAACGGAAGTGAAATATCGAGAGTTGTAA